From a single Planctomycetota bacterium genomic region:
- a CDS encoding DUF1501 domain-containing protein produces MNPIHELAKSETRRQFFGRAATGIGAAALASLFDPASLGAATSDATAGVPGILKQPHVAPRAKRVIYLFMHGGPSQMDLFDYKPGLAARHGAELPASVRAGQRLTTMSSNQKTLPVAPSPFKFAQHGQAGTWMSELLPNLGRVADDLCVVRSVHTEAINHDPAVTFLQTGHEQPGRPSFGSWVTYGLGSENRDLPAFVVLTSRGSALSPADPLYARLWGSGFLPSNHQGVSFRNQGDPVLYLSNPDGVSERDRRRQLDTLAELNRQQQVETLDPEIGTRIAQYEMAFRMQSSVPELTDLSNEQAETFELYGHDSRTPGTFAANCLMARRLAERGVRFIQLYHRGWDQHYNLPSNVRLQSQDVDQACAALITDLKRRGLLDDTLIVWGGEFGRTIYSQGTLTATNFGRDHHPRCFTMWLAGGGVRGGMNYGQTDDYSYNVATDGMHVHDLNATILHCLGIDHTRLTFKFQGRYYRLTDVHGNVVKPILA; encoded by the coding sequence ATGAACCCCATTCACGAGCTGGCAAAGTCCGAAACCCGGCGGCAGTTCTTTGGCCGTGCGGCCACGGGCATTGGCGCGGCGGCGCTGGCCTCGTTGTTCGATCCCGCGTCGCTCGGCGCCGCGACCAGCGACGCCACCGCCGGCGTGCCGGGCATTTTGAAGCAGCCCCACGTCGCCCCGCGCGCCAAGCGGGTGATCTATCTGTTCATGCACGGCGGTCCGTCGCAGATGGACTTGTTTGATTACAAGCCGGGGCTCGCCGCGCGGCATGGCGCGGAATTGCCCGCGTCGGTTCGCGCGGGTCAGCGTCTGACGACAATGAGTTCCAATCAGAAGACATTGCCGGTCGCGCCGTCGCCGTTCAAGTTCGCGCAACATGGCCAGGCTGGCACGTGGATGAGCGAGTTGCTGCCGAACCTGGGTCGCGTCGCGGACGATCTGTGCGTGGTTCGCTCGGTCCATACCGAAGCGATCAATCACGACCCGGCGGTCACGTTCCTGCAGACCGGCCACGAACAGCCGGGGCGACCCAGCTTTGGCAGTTGGGTCACCTATGGCTTGGGGAGCGAGAACCGCGATCTGCCCGCGTTCGTGGTGCTGACCTCGCGGGGGAGCGCGCTGTCGCCGGCCGATCCGCTGTACGCGCGGTTGTGGGGCTCGGGCTTCTTACCCTCGAACCACCAGGGGGTCTCGTTCCGCAATCAAGGGGATCCGGTGCTGTACCTGTCGAACCCTGACGGAGTCAGCGAGCGCGACCGGCGGCGGCAGCTCGACACCTTGGCCGAGTTGAATCGTCAGCAGCAGGTCGAAACGCTCGATCCGGAAATCGGCACGCGGATCGCGCAGTACGAGATGGCGTTTCGCATGCAGTCGTCCGTGCCCGAGCTGACCGACTTGTCGAACGAGCAGGCCGAGACGTTCGAGTTATATGGCCACGATTCGCGCACACCGGGGACGTTCGCCGCCAATTGCCTGATGGCGCGACGGCTGGCCGAGCGCGGCGTCCGGTTCATTCAGCTTTATCACCGCGGTTGGGACCAGCACTACAACTTGCCGTCCAACGTGCGCTTGCAAAGCCAGGATGTCGACCAGGCCTGCGCGGCATTGATCACCGACCTGAAGCGGCGCGGGCTGTTGGACGACACGCTGATCGTCTGGGGTGGCGAGTTCGGCCGGACGATCTATTCGCAAGGAACGCTGACGGCGACGAACTTTGGCCGCGATCACCACCCGCGCTGCTTCACCATGTGGCTGGCCGGCGGTGGCGTGCGCGGCGGCATGAACTATGGCCAGACCGACGACTACAGCTACAACGTCGCCACCGATGGCATGCACGTCCACGATCTGAACGCCACGATTCTGCACTGCCTGGGGATCGATCACACCCGACTGACGTTCAAGTTCCAGGGGCGCTACTACCGGCTGACCGACGTACACGGAAACGTCGTGAAGCCGATTCTCGCCTGA
- a CDS encoding sugar phosphate isomerase/epimerase, translating to MHQLSRRQWLRGFGLGAAALALANGSRALAANLATGCTLSIGTYSMKGMSLAEALNAIADIGYDGAEVNAAPGSTGEPAQLSKSQREDIVALLAKRKLRLTALMENIPPALDAQQAPAEVERLKRVFELARDLGGTDIPVVQTVLGGGKWDERKDLFRDRLGAWQETAQSAGVVLAIKPHRFGAMSRPADAIWLIKQLGDSKWLRMVYDYSHYAYRDLSLEATIAEALPYTAHIAVKDAVQQGEKVVFALPGDGGNFDYAALLKQFYAGGYRGDVCVEVSAMLSGKKDYDPMQAARTSYQNMAEAFTKAGVPRGSRVSSGDPG from the coding sequence ATGCATCAGCTTAGTCGGCGGCAATGGTTGCGAGGATTCGGGCTCGGTGCGGCGGCGCTCGCATTGGCCAATGGCTCGCGTGCCTTGGCCGCGAATCTGGCGACGGGCTGCACGTTGAGCATCGGCACCTACAGCATGAAAGGGATGTCGCTGGCCGAGGCGCTGAATGCGATTGCCGACATCGGCTACGACGGGGCCGAGGTCAACGCCGCGCCTGGCAGCACCGGCGAGCCGGCTCAATTGTCGAAGTCACAGCGTGAAGACATCGTCGCGTTGCTCGCCAAGCGCAAGCTCCGGCTGACCGCGCTGATGGAGAACATCCCGCCGGCGCTCGACGCCCAGCAAGCACCCGCCGAGGTCGAACGGCTGAAGCGCGTGTTTGAGTTGGCGCGCGATCTGGGAGGAACCGACATACCGGTGGTCCAAACCGTGCTCGGCGGCGGCAAGTGGGACGAGCGGAAAGATTTGTTCCGCGATCGGCTCGGCGCGTGGCAAGAGACGGCCCAGTCGGCCGGCGTGGTGCTGGCCATCAAGCCACATCGGTTCGGGGCCATGTCGCGGCCAGCCGATGCGATTTGGCTGATCAAGCAACTGGGAGACTCGAAGTGGCTACGGATGGTCTACGACTATAGCCACTATGCCTACCGCGACTTGTCGCTCGAAGCGACGATCGCCGAAGCCCTGCCTTACACGGCGCACATCGCGGTGAAAGACGCCGTGCAGCAAGGCGAGAAGGTGGTCTTCGCGCTGCCGGGAGACGGCGGGAACTTCGACTATGCCGCGCTTTTGAAGCAATTCTATGCTGGCGGCTATCGCGGCGACGTGTGCGTCGAGGTGAGCGCCATGCTCTCGGGCAAGAAGGATTACGACCCGATGCAGGCCGCCCGGACGTCGTACCAGAACATGGCCGAGGCTTTCACCAAAGCCGGAGTGCCCCGCGGCTCGCGAGTTTCGTCTGGCGATCCAGGTTAG
- a CDS encoding PIG-L family deacetylase: MPKTLLAIGAHYDDCVFGVPGIMLQAVARHYRVVILSLIGDYTNWAPIGKRHTELLTGTTEISRLYGVEMRYLNFASHRFDVNDETKRKVAEAVVDIKPDLALMLWRADHHDDHVVASELSGIALRYASSLVDAPAYKPPRKIYLYDNGPRHTIGFEPDVFVDTTDVWPQSIEWLGRFMALVRGQTYDPDKPDGAQQTKEAIALYRGKTCGVKYCEALRAMNAEPRDIL, encoded by the coding sequence ATGCCCAAGACGTTGTTGGCCATTGGCGCTCACTATGACGACTGCGTGTTCGGCGTGCCGGGGATTATGTTGCAGGCCGTCGCGCGGCATTACCGTGTGGTGATACTGTCGCTGATCGGCGATTACACCAACTGGGCGCCGATCGGCAAGCGGCATACCGAGCTGCTCACCGGCACCACCGAGATCAGCCGGCTCTATGGCGTCGAGATGCGCTATCTGAACTTCGCATCGCACCGCTTTGACGTGAACGACGAAACCAAGCGCAAAGTGGCCGAGGCCGTCGTCGACATTAAGCCCGACCTGGCGCTGATGTTGTGGCGGGCCGACCATCACGACGATCATGTCGTCGCGTCGGAACTCAGCGGTATTGCTCTGCGCTACGCGTCGTCGCTGGTCGACGCGCCGGCGTACAAGCCGCCCCGCAAGATTTATCTCTATGACAACGGCCCGCGGCACACGATCGGCTTTGAGCCGGACGTGTTCGTCGACACCACCGACGTCTGGCCCCAGTCGATCGAGTGGCTGGGACGGTTCATGGCGCTGGTCCGCGGCCAGACGTACGATCCGGACAAGCCCGACGGCGCGCAGCAGACCAAGGAAGCGATCGCCCTGTACCGGGGCAAAACCTGCGGCGTGAAATACTGTGAAGCGTTGCGAGCGATGAACGCCGAGCCTCGGGATATTCTGTAA